From Streptomyces durmitorensis, a single genomic window includes:
- a CDS encoding trypsin-like serine peptidase, with amino-acid sequence MRPIRPLKTARRGRSARGRTSPVAAAVAIGAALVLTATACGPSEDNAGDEPSASQPADDGNGNDDGKVKIPQDLQDRLKDHGIDLDKWKDGAWKNWDKDDWLREAGDYVNPIIEGLWDSDRMRDADKNPDRGVDDNDISGDQGVTDPTPEPVEAAALKTPYDASAPASGKLFFDGPEGSMVCSATVVEDPAHPGKSNMVWTAGHCVHAGAKGGWYRNIAFVPSYNNSGKSADELQNAPKEEVAPHGVWWGDWAQTSDQWIEQGGPTGGTGAPYDFAAIHVTPEKGSEGKSLEEQVGSALPVDFNAPAVPQIANMTATGYPAAPPFDGQKAFQCADKPGRLSISKPDPTMYRIGCTMTGGSSGGGWVAEGSDGKPALVSNTSIGPVTAGWLAGPRLGKEAKGIYGAVSKKFADK; translated from the coding sequence ATGCGACCCATACGCCCGCTCAAGACCGCCCGTCGTGGGAGGAGCGCGCGCGGCAGAACCTCCCCTGTGGCGGCCGCTGTCGCGATCGGCGCGGCGCTCGTTCTGACCGCGACGGCCTGTGGCCCGAGCGAGGACAACGCGGGCGACGAACCGTCCGCGTCCCAGCCCGCCGACGACGGCAACGGCAACGACGACGGCAAGGTCAAGATTCCGCAGGACCTCCAGGACCGGCTCAAGGACCACGGCATCGACCTGGACAAGTGGAAGGACGGGGCCTGGAAGAACTGGGACAAGGACGACTGGCTCCGCGAGGCCGGTGACTACGTCAACCCGATCATCGAAGGTCTGTGGGACTCGGACCGCATGCGGGACGCGGACAAGAACCCCGACCGCGGTGTCGACGACAACGACATCTCCGGTGACCAGGGCGTGACCGACCCGACGCCCGAGCCGGTGGAGGCGGCGGCCCTGAAGACGCCGTACGACGCCAGCGCTCCCGCCTCGGGCAAGCTGTTCTTCGACGGCCCCGAAGGCTCGATGGTCTGCTCGGCCACGGTCGTCGAGGACCCGGCGCACCCGGGCAAGTCCAACATGGTGTGGACCGCGGGCCACTGCGTGCACGCGGGCGCGAAGGGCGGCTGGTACCGCAACATCGCCTTCGTCCCCTCGTACAACAACAGCGGCAAGTCGGCCGACGAGCTGCAGAACGCCCCCAAGGAAGAAGTCGCTCCGCACGGCGTCTGGTGGGGCGACTGGGCACAGACCTCCGACCAGTGGATCGAGCAGGGCGGCCCCACGGGCGGCACGGGCGCGCCGTACGACTTCGCGGCCATCCACGTGACGCCCGAGAAGGGCAGCGAGGGCAAGTCCCTTGAGGAGCAGGTCGGTTCGGCTCTCCCGGTGGACTTCAACGCCCCGGCCGTGCCCCAGATCGCGAACATGACGGCGACCGGCTACCCGGCCGCTCCGCCGTTCGACGGCCAGAAGGCGTTCCAGTGCGCCGACAAGCCGGGCCGGCTCTCGATCAGCAAGCCCGACCCGACGATGTACCGCATCGGCTGCACGATGACCGGTGGTTCGTCCGGCGGCGGCTGGGTCGCCGAGGGCTCGGACGGCAAGCCCGCCCTGGTGTCCAACACCTCCATCGGCCCGGTGACGGCCGGCTGGCTCGCCGGTCCGCGGCTCGGCAAGGAGGCCAAGGGCATCTACGGCGCGGTCAGCAAGAAGTTCGCCGACAAGTAG
- a CDS encoding trypsin-like serine peptidase has translation MRSTRAPFARSRGRRLALAATGLAATLALTATACGPSDDKASDKADSGTSQGADKGSDTGTDTGSDAELPGDIADKLKDHGIDPDKWKDGAWKNWDKDDWLRESKDFVNPVIEGLWKPERMKKAKDPNKTIAAKDAPSDQGATDPEPSPVQAKREKTPYHENAAPVGKIFFDSPEGSMVCSGTVVKDPRNPGKSNLVWTAGHCVHAGSAGGWYRNITFVPAYNDLGKSEAELSNAAPQEVAPYGQYWADWVSTSAEWIDEGAASGGAGAPYDYAVMHVKPEQGSKSLEETVGNALDVDFSTPSAQSVSSMGAWGYPAAPPFDGQIMHKCVDKPGRLSLTSTQPTMYRIGCTMTGGSSGGGWFRMVGDKTRLVSNTSIGPAENTWLAGPQLGKGAEQVYDMMSEKYGSK, from the coding sequence ATGCGTTCCACTCGTGCGCCCTTCGCGCGCAGTCGCGGGCGACGTCTCGCACTCGCCGCCACCGGGCTCGCCGCGACCCTGGCACTCACCGCCACGGCCTGCGGTCCGAGCGACGACAAGGCGAGCGACAAGGCTGATTCCGGCACTTCCCAGGGCGCGGACAAGGGTTCCGACACCGGCACTGACACCGGCTCCGATGCCGAGCTGCCCGGCGACATCGCCGACAAGCTCAAGGACCACGGCATCGACCCGGACAAGTGGAAGGACGGGGCCTGGAAGAACTGGGACAAGGACGACTGGCTGCGCGAGTCCAAGGACTTCGTCAACCCGGTCATCGAAGGGCTCTGGAAGCCCGAGCGGATGAAGAAGGCCAAGGACCCGAACAAGACGATCGCGGCGAAGGACGCCCCCTCCGATCAGGGCGCGACCGACCCCGAGCCGTCGCCGGTCCAGGCCAAGCGCGAGAAGACGCCGTACCACGAGAACGCCGCCCCGGTCGGCAAGATCTTCTTCGACTCCCCCGAGGGCTCGATGGTCTGCTCCGGCACGGTCGTGAAGGACCCGCGCAACCCGGGCAAGTCCAACCTGGTGTGGACCGCGGGCCACTGCGTGCACGCCGGTTCCGCCGGTGGCTGGTACCGCAATATCACCTTCGTGCCGGCCTACAACGACCTCGGTAAGTCCGAGGCCGAGCTGAGCAACGCCGCCCCGCAGGAGGTCGCCCCCTACGGCCAGTACTGGGCCGACTGGGTGTCGACCTCCGCCGAGTGGATCGACGAGGGCGCCGCTTCGGGCGGTGCCGGTGCGCCGTACGACTACGCCGTGATGCACGTGAAGCCGGAGCAGGGCTCCAAGTCCCTCGAGGAGACGGTCGGCAACGCGCTGGACGTCGACTTCTCGACTCCGTCGGCACAGAGCGTGAGCTCGATGGGCGCCTGGGGCTACCCCGCCGCTCCCCCGTTCGACGGCCAGATCATGCACAAGTGCGTCGACAAGCCCGGCCGTCTCTCACTGACCTCCACCCAGCCGACGATGTACCGCATCGGCTGCACCATGACCGGCGGTTCGTCCGGCGGCGGCTGGTTCCGGATGGTGGGCGACAAGACCCGCCTGGTCTCGAACACCTCGATCGGCCCGGCCGAGAACACCTGGCTGGCAGGACCGCAGCTGGGCAAGGGCGCCGAGCAGGTCTACGACATGATGAGCGAGAAGTACGGCTCCAAGTAG
- the hflX gene encoding GTPase HflX — MTSSSSPSQDAQSLAQNYPEGLRADALMEEDVAWSHEIDGERDGEQFDRSERAALRRVAGLSTELEDVTEVEYRQLRLERVVLVGVWTSGTVQDAENSVAELAALAETAGALVLDGVIQRRDKPDPATYIGSGKALELRDIVLETGADTVVCDGELSPGQLIHLEDVVKVKVVDRTALILDIFAQHAKSREGKAQVALAQMQYMLPRLRGWGQSLSRQMGGGGSSGGGGMATRGPGETKIETDRRRIREKMAKMRREIAEMKTGREIKRQERKRNKVPSVAIAGYTNAGKSSLLNRLTGAGVLVENSLFATLDPTVRRAETPSGRIYTLADTVGFVRHLPHHLVEAFRSTMEEVGESDLILHVVDGSHPVPEEQLAAVREVIRDVGATDVPEIVIVNKADAADPLVLQRLLRNEKHAIAVSARTGAGIEELLALIDVELPRPEVEIEALVPYTQGQLISRAHAEGDVLSEEHTAEGTLLKAKVHAELAADLAPYVPVAG, encoded by the coding sequence ATGACCTCCTCTTCTTCCCCTTCCCAGGACGCGCAGAGCCTCGCGCAGAACTACCCCGAAGGTCTTCGGGCCGATGCCCTGATGGAAGAGGACGTCGCCTGGAGCCACGAGATCGACGGAGAGCGGGACGGCGAACAGTTCGACCGCTCCGAGCGCGCGGCCCTGCGCCGCGTCGCCGGCCTCTCCACCGAGCTCGAGGACGTCACCGAAGTCGAGTACCGCCAGCTCCGTCTGGAGCGAGTGGTCCTCGTCGGCGTGTGGACCTCGGGCACAGTGCAGGACGCGGAGAACTCGGTCGCCGAGCTGGCCGCCCTCGCCGAGACGGCGGGTGCGCTCGTGCTCGACGGCGTCATCCAGCGCCGCGACAAGCCCGACCCGGCGACGTACATCGGATCCGGCAAGGCACTTGAGCTGCGTGACATCGTCCTCGAGACCGGGGCCGACACCGTCGTCTGTGACGGTGAACTGAGCCCTGGCCAGCTGATTCACCTCGAAGACGTCGTCAAGGTCAAGGTGGTCGACAGGACCGCCCTGATCCTCGACATCTTCGCCCAGCACGCCAAGTCCCGAGAGGGCAAGGCGCAGGTCGCCCTTGCCCAGATGCAGTACATGCTCCCGCGCCTCCGTGGCTGGGGTCAGTCGCTCTCCCGTCAGATGGGCGGCGGCGGATCCAGCGGTGGCGGCGGCATGGCGACCCGTGGTCCCGGTGAGACCAAGATCGAGACGGACCGGCGTCGGATCCGCGAGAAGATGGCGAAGATGCGCCGGGAGATCGCGGAGATGAAGACCGGCCGCGAGATCAAGCGCCAGGAGCGCAAGCGCAACAAGGTGCCCTCGGTCGCGATCGCCGGTTACACGAACGCGGGCAAGTCCTCCCTGCTCAACCGCCTCACGGGCGCGGGTGTCCTGGTGGAGAACTCCCTGTTCGCCACCCTCGACCCGACCGTGCGCCGGGCCGAGACACCGAGCGGCCGGATCTACACCCTGGCCGACACCGTCGGGTTTGTGCGGCATCTGCCGCACCACCTCGTCGAGGCGTTCCGCTCCACGATGGAAGAGGTCGGCGAGTCCGACCTGATCCTGCACGTGGTGGACGGTTCGCACCCGGTGCCGGAGGAGCAGCTGGCCGCCGTGCGTGAGGTGATCCGTGACGTGGGCGCGACCGACGTGCCCGAGATCGTGATCGTGAACAAGGCGGACGCGGCCGATCCGCTGGTCCTCCAGCGGCTGCTGCGCAACGAGAAGCACGCAATCGCGGTCTCCGCGCGCACGGGCGCGGGCATCGAAGAGCTGCTCGCGCTGATCGACGTCGAACTGCCGCGGCCCGAGGTCGAGATCGAGGCCCTCGTGCCGTACACGCAGGGCCAGCTCATCTCGCGGGCGCACGCCGAGGGCGATGTGCTCTCCGAGGAGCACACGGCCGAGGGCACGCTGCTCAAGGCGAAGGTGCACGCGGAACTGGCGGCGGATCTCGCGCCGTACGTCCCGGTCGCCGGCTGA
- a CDS encoding M1 family metallopeptidase, which yields MLLTPRVKASRPKTLRIATALLAAATSATLLAATAPSPARPLGIGDRLFPHLGNPGYDVMAYDIDLTYRGDNKKPLDAVTVIDARATAPLKRVNLDFAHGKVRSVAVNGAPARFESTGEDLVVTPSRPVDRGERMRITVRHTSDPRPTKDQDGGWVPTADGLAMANQADAGHRVFPSNDHPADKAQFTFRITTPKGLTAVANGLPVATAHRGATTTRAFRTRHPMATELAQVSIGRSTVVHRSGPNGLPVRDVVPTKDRKAMERWLKKTPDQIDWMEGKVGRYPFETYGLLIAQAQTGFELETQTLSLFERDLFKRPEFPEWYVDSIMVHELAHQWFGDSVSPSSWSDLWLNEGHATWYEALFAEEKSKKPLQKRMREAYRQSDGWRQAGGPPAAPKGPAPGQKISIFRPVVYDGSALVLYALRQEIGQRDFDRLERDWVHTYRDGNATTADFVRLASSTAGRDLSGFFDAWLYGAKTPPMPGHPDWRKAAPAGK from the coding sequence ATGCTGCTCACCCCCCGGGTCAAGGCCTCGCGGCCGAAGACTCTTCGCATCGCGACCGCGCTCCTGGCCGCGGCCACCTCCGCCACCCTCCTCGCCGCGACCGCGCCGTCACCGGCCAGACCGCTCGGCATCGGCGACCGGCTCTTCCCGCACCTGGGCAATCCCGGGTACGACGTCATGGCGTACGACATCGACCTCACGTACCGCGGCGACAACAAGAAGCCGCTCGACGCCGTGACGGTGATCGACGCCCGTGCGACCGCACCGCTGAAGCGGGTCAACCTCGACTTCGCGCACGGCAAGGTCCGCTCCGTCGCCGTCAACGGCGCCCCCGCCCGCTTCGAATCCACCGGTGAGGACCTGGTCGTCACGCCGTCGCGGCCGGTGGACCGGGGCGAGCGGATGCGGATCACCGTCCGGCACACCAGCGACCCCAGGCCCACGAAGGACCAGGACGGCGGCTGGGTGCCCACGGCGGACGGGCTCGCCATGGCCAACCAGGCCGACGCCGGGCACCGCGTGTTCCCGTCCAACGACCACCCCGCCGACAAGGCACAGTTCACGTTCCGCATCACCACCCCGAAGGGGCTCACCGCCGTCGCCAACGGCCTGCCCGTCGCCACGGCGCACCGGGGGGCCACCACGACCCGGGCCTTCCGCACCCGCCACCCCATGGCGACGGAACTGGCGCAGGTCTCCATCGGACGCTCCACCGTGGTGCACCGCTCCGGGCCGAACGGCCTCCCCGTACGCGATGTGGTGCCCACCAAGGACCGCAAGGCGATGGAGCGGTGGCTGAAGAAGACGCCGGACCAGATCGACTGGATGGAGGGGAAGGTCGGCCGCTACCCCTTCGAGACGTACGGCCTGCTGATCGCCCAGGCGCAGACCGGCTTCGAGCTCGAGACGCAGACCCTCTCGCTCTTCGAGCGCGACCTGTTCAAGCGGCCCGAGTTCCCCGAGTGGTACGTGGACTCGATCATGGTCCATGAGCTGGCGCACCAGTGGTTCGGCGACAGCGTGAGCCCGAGCTCCTGGTCCGATCTCTGGCTCAACGAAGGGCACGCCACCTGGTACGAGGCACTCTTCGCCGAGGAGAAGTCGAAGAAGCCGCTCCAGAAGCGGATGCGTGAGGCCTACCGGCAGTCGGACGGCTGGCGTCAGGCGGGCGGACCGCCGGCCGCGCCGAAGGGGCCCGCGCCGGGCCAGAAGATCAGCATCTTCCGGCCGGTCGTGTACGACGGCAGCGCTCTGGTGCTCTACGCGCTGCGCCAGGAGATCGGGCAGCGGGACTTCGACCGCCTGGAGCGGGACTGGGTGCACACCTACCGTGACGGGAACGCGACGACCGCGGACTTCGTGCGGCTCGCCTCGTCGACCGCGGGCCGCGATCTGAGCGGCTTCTTCGACGCCTGGCTGTACGGCGCGAAGACGCCGCCGATGCCGGGGCACCCGGACTGGCGTAAGGCCGCTCCCGCCGGGAAATAA
- a CDS encoding RelA/SpoT family protein, giving the protein MSAEATNPAMPGPVTPGAQRRRGRPRLDLRRLGRAALMGPATRDRLPDAIGHVAEAHRAHYPDADLEPLRRAWVLAESSHRGQMRKSGEPYITHPLAVTLILAQLGAETTTLTASLLHDTVEDTDVTLDQVRTEFGDDVCYLVDGVTKLEKVDYGAAAEPETFRKMLVATGNDVRVMSIKLADRLHNMRTLGVMRPEKQARIAKVTRDVLIPLAERLGVQALKTELEDLVFAILHPEEYSQVQELIAANAVGGGDPLEGTADDVRAVLREAGIAAEVLIRPRHFVSVHRVHRKRGEMRAADFGRLLVLVNEDADCYGVLGELHTCFTPVVSEFKDFIAVPKFNLYQSLHTAVARPDGEVAEVLIRTHQMHKVAEAGVVALRNPYAPPSEEQSDTGPDAPSVDAFEGERADPTRPGWLSRLLDWQEAAPDPDTFWSTLREDLAQDREIAVFRPDGGTLGLPAGASCVDAAYAQYGEDAHACIGARVNGRLATLSTVLRDGDTVQLLMGQDAASGPSREWLDHARTPGARIAIRRWLTTHPTPASAPAASTPEKPSPPPQTSDFPRPAAANAVVDREGASVRLAGCCTPVPPDEVTAFAVRGGVVTVHRVECPAVGRMKEVGRAEVGVRWGDSAECRVTLIAESFGRAHLLADLTEAIALEGVEIMSATVEPPTQQRVRHTYTLQLPDAAHLPGLMRAMRAVPGVYDVSRAQHPAAATS; this is encoded by the coding sequence ATGAGTGCGGAGGCCACAAACCCCGCGATGCCTGGACCCGTGACGCCCGGTGCGCAGCGCAGGCGCGGCCGTCCGCGGCTCGACCTGCGCAGGCTCGGCCGCGCGGCCCTGATGGGGCCCGCCACCCGGGACCGGCTGCCGGACGCGATCGGCCATGTGGCGGAAGCCCATCGTGCCCACTATCCCGACGCGGATCTGGAGCCGCTGCGGCGTGCGTGGGTCCTCGCGGAGTCCTCGCACCGCGGCCAGATGCGCAAGAGCGGTGAGCCGTACATCACACATCCGCTCGCGGTGACCCTGATCCTCGCCCAGCTGGGCGCCGAGACCACGACCCTGACCGCGTCCCTGCTCCACGACACCGTCGAGGACACGGATGTGACGCTCGATCAGGTGCGCACGGAGTTCGGCGACGACGTCTGCTATCTGGTCGACGGCGTCACGAAGCTGGAGAAGGTCGACTACGGAGCGGCCGCGGAGCCCGAGACCTTCCGCAAGATGCTGGTGGCCACCGGCAACGACGTACGCGTCATGTCGATCAAGCTGGCCGACCGCCTGCACAACATGCGCACGCTCGGCGTCATGCGCCCCGAGAAGCAGGCACGGATCGCCAAGGTGACGCGGGACGTACTCATTCCGCTCGCCGAACGCCTCGGCGTGCAGGCCCTCAAGACCGAGCTGGAGGACCTCGTCTTCGCGATCCTCCACCCGGAGGAGTACTCCCAAGTCCAAGAGCTGATCGCGGCCAACGCGGTCGGCGGCGGAGACCCGCTGGAAGGGACGGCGGACGACGTCCGCGCGGTGCTGCGCGAGGCGGGCATCGCCGCCGAAGTCCTCATCAGGCCACGGCACTTCGTGTCGGTCCACCGGGTGCACCGCAAACGCGGCGAGATGCGCGCGGCGGACTTCGGGCGCCTCCTGGTCCTGGTGAACGAGGACGCGGACTGTTACGGCGTCCTCGGCGAGCTGCACACCTGCTTCACGCCGGTGGTCTCGGAGTTCAAGGATTTCATCGCCGTACCGAAGTTCAACCTCTACCAGTCGCTGCACACGGCCGTGGCCCGGCCGGACGGAGAGGTCGCCGAAGTCCTCATCCGTACGCACCAGATGCACAAGGTCGCCGAGGCAGGCGTCGTCGCGCTGCGCAATCCGTACGCTCCTCCTTCGGAGGAGCAGTCCGACACCGGTCCGGACGCCCCTTCCGTGGACGCCTTCGAGGGCGAGCGCGCGGACCCGACCCGGCCCGGCTGGCTCTCCCGCCTGCTCGACTGGCAGGAAGCGGCCCCCGACCCGGACACGTTCTGGTCCACGCTGCGCGAAGACCTCGCCCAGGACCGCGAGATCGCGGTCTTCCGTCCCGACGGCGGCACGCTCGGCCTTCCCGCGGGCGCGAGCTGCGTCGACGCCGCCTACGCCCAGTACGGCGAGGACGCCCACGCCTGCATCGGTGCACGTGTCAACGGCCGCCTGGCGACGCTGAGCACGGTCCTGCGGGACGGCGACACGGTCCAACTCCTGATGGGACAGGACGCGGCGTCCGGGCCCTCCCGCGAGTGGCTCGACCACGCGCGCACCCCCGGCGCCCGCATCGCCATCCGACGCTGGCTCACGACCCACCCCACGCCCGCGTCGGCTCCCGCGGCATCGACCCCGGAGAAGCCCTCGCCCCCGCCGCAGACCTCCGACTTCCCGCGCCCCGCGGCGGCCAACGCCGTCGTGGACAGGGAAGGCGCGAGCGTCCGCCTCGCGGGCTGTTGTACGCCCGTGCCACCCGACGAGGTGACCGCCTTCGCCGTGCGCGGCGGCGTCGTCACCGTCCACCGCGTCGAGTGCCCCGCCGTCGGGCGCATGAAGGAAGTGGGGCGCGCCGAGGTGGGAGTGCGCTGGGGAGACAGCGCCGAGTGCCGGGTCACGCTGATCGCCGAGTCGTTCGGGCGGGCGCATCTCCTCGCCGACCTCACCGAAGCCATCGCCCTGGAGGGCGTCGAGATCATGTCGGCGACCGTCGAACCGCCGACCCAGCAGCGCGTGCGCCACACGTACACGCTGCAACTCCCGGACGCGGCCCACCTCCCGGGGCTGATGCGCGCGATGCGCGCGGTGCCCGGGGTGTACGACGTCAGCCGTGCCCAGCACCCGGCGGCGGCGACTTCGTAG
- the dapF gene encoding diaminopimelate epimerase: MSTRIAFLKGHGTENDFVIVPDPDNALELSPAAVAALCDRRAGIGGDGLLHVVRSAAHPEVRHLAAEAEWFMDYRNGDGSIAEMCGNGVRVFARYLQRAGLVGEGDLAVATRGGVKTVHIAKAAAGGDITVGMGKALLPEGDVTVSVADRHWPARNVNMGNPHAVAFVDDLADAGDLYDPPPFSPAAAYPDGVNVEFVVDRGPRHVAMRVHERGSGETRSCGTGACAVAVAAARRDGADPAATGSPVTYTVDLPGGSLVITERPDGEIEMTGPAVIVAEGEIDAEWLETVNP; this comes from the coding sequence ATGAGCACGCGGATCGCCTTCCTCAAGGGGCATGGGACCGAGAACGACTTCGTGATCGTCCCGGACCCCGACAACGCCCTTGAGCTGTCCCCGGCCGCTGTGGCCGCCCTGTGCGACCGCCGCGCGGGCATCGGGGGCGACGGCCTGCTCCATGTCGTACGGTCCGCGGCGCACCCGGAGGTGCGCCATCTGGCCGCCGAGGCCGAGTGGTTCATGGACTACCGCAACGGCGACGGTTCGATCGCCGAGATGTGCGGCAACGGCGTGCGCGTCTTCGCCCGTTACCTCCAGCGCGCCGGACTGGTGGGCGAGGGCGACCTGGCCGTCGCCACCCGGGGTGGCGTGAAGACCGTGCACATCGCCAAGGCCGCGGCAGGCGGCGACATCACCGTCGGCATGGGCAAGGCGCTGCTCCCCGAAGGGGACGTCACCGTGTCCGTGGCCGACCGGCACTGGCCCGCACGCAACGTGAACATGGGAAACCCGCACGCGGTCGCCTTCGTGGACGACCTGGCCGACGCGGGCGACCTGTACGACCCGCCGCCCTTCAGCCCCGCTGCGGCCTACCCGGACGGCGTGAACGTCGAGTTCGTCGTCGACCGCGGCCCGCGCCACGTCGCCATGCGCGTGCATGAGCGCGGCTCGGGCGAGACCCGCTCGTGCGGCACGGGCGCGTGCGCTGTCGCCGTCGCGGCGGCCCGCAGGGACGGGGCGGACCCTGCTGCCACCGGTTCGCCGGTGACATACACCGTCGATCTGCCTGGTGGGAGCCTGGTGATCACCGAGCGGCCCGACGGAGAGATCGAGATGACGGGTCCCGCGGTGATCGTCGCCGAAGGCGAGATCGACGCGGAATGGCTCGAAACTGTAAACCCGTGA
- the miaA gene encoding tRNA (adenosine(37)-N6)-dimethylallyltransferase MiaA, with product MSRAAPAPRVIAVVGPTAAGKSDLGVFLAQRLGGEVVNADSMQLYRGMDIGTAKLTLEERDGVPHHLLDIWDVTEAASVAEYQKLARAEIDRLLADGRWPILVGGSGLYVRGAVDHLEFPGTDPVVRARLEEELALQGPGALHARLAAADPGAAQAILPSNGRRIVRALEVIEITGKPFTANLPGHDSVYDTVQIGVDVGRPELDERIATRVDRMWEAGLVDEVRALEAVGLREGRTASRALGYQQVLAALAGECTDDEARAETVRATKRFARRQDSWFRRDPRVHWLSGAMADRGELPGRALALVERPVTA from the coding sequence GTGAGTAGAGCAGCTCCCGCACCGCGGGTCATCGCCGTCGTCGGGCCGACCGCGGCAGGAAAGTCCGATCTGGGCGTTTTCCTCGCCCAGCGTCTCGGCGGCGAAGTCGTCAACGCCGACTCCATGCAGCTCTACAGAGGGATGGACATCGGGACCGCCAAGCTGACGCTCGAAGAGCGCGACGGAGTGCCGCACCACCTCCTCGACATCTGGGACGTCACGGAGGCGGCGAGCGTCGCCGAGTACCAGAAGCTCGCGCGCGCCGAGATCGACCGCCTCCTCGCCGACGGGCGCTGGCCGATCCTGGTCGGCGGCTCCGGGCTCTACGTCAGGGGGGCCGTCGACCACCTGGAGTTCCCCGGCACGGATCCCGTGGTCCGGGCCCGCCTGGAGGAAGAGCTCGCGCTCCAGGGCCCCGGCGCGCTCCACGCCCGCCTGGCCGCCGCCGACCCCGGAGCGGCCCAGGCCATCCTGCCCAGCAACGGCCGCCGGATCGTCCGTGCCCTCGAGGTCATCGAGATCACCGGCAAGCCCTTCACCGCCAACCTCCCCGGCCACGACTCGGTCTACGACACCGTCCAGATCGGCGTGGACGTCGGCCGCCCCGAACTCGACGAACGCATCGCCACGCGCGTGGACCGCATGTGGGAGGCGGGCCTCGTCGACGAGGTGCGTGCGCTGGAGGCCGTGGGGCTCCGTGAGGGGCGTACGGCGTCGCGCGCGCTCGGGTACCAGCAGGTGCTCGCGGCGCTCGCGGGGGAGTGCACCGACGACGAGGCGCGCGCGGAGACCGTGCGCGCGACCAAGCGCTTCGCACGCCGTCAGGACTCGTGGTTCCGCCGCGATCCCCGGGTGCACTGGCTCAGTGGCGCCATGGCCGATCGAGGGGAACTCCCAGGGCGGGCACTGGCGTTGGTCGAACGACCGGTCACAGCCTGA
- a CDS encoding antitoxin translates to MGFLQSLKDKLAPAKDKVAGLAQQHGDKIDQGLDKAAKVVDDKTKGKYSDKIQTGTGKAKDAVDRLAGTPDEGTGKGGGTAPPTPPPAP, encoded by the coding sequence ATGGGCTTCCTGCAGAGCCTGAAAGACAAGCTCGCCCCGGCGAAGGACAAGGTCGCGGGCCTCGCGCAGCAGCACGGGGACAAGATCGACCAAGGTCTCGACAAGGCCGCCAAGGTGGTCGACGACAAGACCAAGGGCAAGTACAGCGACAAGATCCAGACGGGGACGGGCAAGGCGAAGGATGCCGTGGACCGCCTCGCCGGGACGCCTGACGAGGGCACGGGCAAGGGCGGCGGCACCGCCCCTCCGACGCCCCCTCCGGCTCCCTGA
- a CDS encoding class III extradiol dioxygenase subunit B-like domain-containing protein: MLVAAAVCPCPPLLVPEVAAGAAPELDAARAACTDAIGVLAASRPDRLVVVGPAEQSGRGPHPQGTGGSFRGFGVDLDVRLGRSGGAATEGGLPTSLAVAAWLLDRTEWAAAPLEGLGVGEPLAAERCIQVGGEIAARADRVALLVMGDASACRTLKAPGYLDERAAGFDADISRALGAADVAALKEVDEELAYELKAAGRAPWQVLAGAAEGAGLSGELLYEDAPYGVGYFVAAWS, encoded by the coding sequence ATGCTTGTCGCCGCAGCCGTCTGCCCCTGCCCGCCCCTGCTCGTCCCCGAGGTCGCAGCGGGCGCCGCCCCCGAACTGGACGCCGCGCGCGCCGCGTGCACGGACGCCATCGGGGTGCTCGCCGCCTCGCGCCCTGACCGGCTCGTCGTGGTCGGCCCGGCCGAGCAGAGCGGCCGCGGCCCGCATCCGCAGGGCACCGGTGGGTCCTTCCGCGGCTTCGGCGTGGACCTCGACGTACGCCTGGGGCGCTCCGGCGGAGCTGCGACGGAGGGCGGGCTTCCGACGTCGCTCGCCGTCGCCGCCTGGCTGCTCGACCGTACGGAGTGGGCGGCGGCCCCGCTGGAAGGACTCGGGGTGGGGGAACCTCTGGCGGCCGAGCGGTGTATTCAAGTCGGAGGGGAGATCGCGGCGCGGGCCGACCGGGTGGCCCTGCTGGTGATGGGCGACGCCAGCGCGTGCCGCACGCTGAAGGCGCCGGGGTATCTCGACGAGCGGGCCGCAGGGTTCGACGCGGACATCTCCCGTGCGCTGGGTGCCGCGGACGTGGCGGCGCTCAAGGAGGTGGACGAGGAGCTGGCGTACGAACTGAAGGCGGCGGGCCGGGCGCCGTGGCAGGTGCTCGCGGGCGCGGCCGAGGGCGCGGGCCTGAGCGGCGAGCTGCTCTACGAGGACGCTCCGTACGGCGTCGGGTATTTCGTGGCCGCCTGGTCCTAG